The Terriglobales bacterium DNA segment ACTTGACCGTGCCGGGGATGTCGGCCCGCATCTCGGAAAGCACCGCCGCTACCGCCAGACCGATAGCCACGTGGGCGTCATGCCCGCAGGCGTGCTTCACGCCCGGATTCAGGGATTTGTAGGGAGTGTCGTTGACGTCCTGCACAGGAAGCCCATCCATATCGGCGCGCACCGCCACCACCGGACCGGGACGGCCTCCTTTCAGCAGCGCCACCACGCCGTAGCGCCCGACACCGGTCTTCACCTCGTCCATCCCCAGTTCGCGCAGCCGCGCCGCTACGACCTGCGAGGTGCGCTCCTCGCGATTGGAAAGTTCGGGATGCATGTGCAGGTCACGACGCGTCTCCACCGTCTTCGCGCGCAGCGCCTCCACCAGTTGCGCGATGCGCTGCTCAAGAGCCGCAGAGCGCTCGACCGCAGGCTTGGCGGATGCCTTCGAGGTGGCGGTCTTTTGCGCCGCGGCCGGCAAAGTCACAAGCAGGATTGCGAAGACAAGCAAGGGCTCGCGCACGGAATCGGTCTCCAGTCAGGAAGATGGAAGAACCGGTTACCGTAACACCCGCGAGGTGGAATTTCTAGCGCGACCTCTGCCTGCGCCGACAGAAGCGGTCCGCGAAAACAGAAGGCCATCCGCCCAGGTACGGGCGGATGGCCTGCAGGAACCGCTCCGGCCGCGGGTTGGCGCGCGGCGGAACGGCAAGCTTCAGCGGTTACCGCTGGTGGCGGTGGCCATGGGGCGTCCCATCAGCCGCTCCAGCAAACCGCGGCGCTGTGGCTCGCGTGACTTCTGGGCCGCCTTCGAGCTCAGGTCGTACCCGGTCAACCGGGAGGCCAGGCCCAGGAACGACTTGGCGATCTCGGAAGAGTTCTGCTGACTCACCGGAATCCCGCTCTCGATGGAGCCCGACACCGTTTGATACTGGTTCTGCAGCTTCCAGAGGATGCGGCAGCGGGTGGCGGCTTCCACGTCGTCGTCGGTAACGCCGGGAACCTTGTGATACCGGTTGAGTACCAGGCGCACCTTTTCTGCGCCCGCAGTCTCGCTCAGAAACCCCTGCATCTGCGAGGCGCTCCACAGCGAGGCCATGTCCAGTTGGCTGACCATCAGCACGTGGTCGGAGAAGTTGCAGACCGCGCGCATGGCCAGGTCCATGCGGGACGAGAGGTCGATCACCGTGTAGCTGTAGTGGGTCACCATCAGGTCCAGCAGGCGGGCCAAGTCCTCTGCCGAAGGTTCGGCATAAGGCTTGGAGGGCGCGGCCAGAAGGCGCACGCCGCTGTGGCACTCGGTCATGAAGCCTTCGAGCAGCGACTGGTCGATGCGATGCAGGTTCTTCAGCGCATCGACGATGGTAAAGCTGGGCTTCACGCTCAGGTGCAGGGACGCATGCCCCATGCCGGCCAGGTCCACCAGCGCAACGCGGCCGTGGGCCGAGCCCAGGGCCAGCGCGGTGTTCACCGCCACCGTGGTGGCGCCCGATCCGCCCTTGGCGTTCACCACCGTGACCACCTTGCCGCGGGAACCGGAATCGCGCCCGTTACGGCTCGCGGAGAGCCGGCTGTAAGCCTCCAGCAGGTGCGCGGTACTGATGGGCCGCTCCAGATATTCCATGGCGCCCGCCCGCATCGCCGTCACGATCACCTGCGGTTTGTCCATGCGGCCGATGGCGAACACCGCCGTCTCCGGCAACTCGCGCTTCAGCAGTTCAATGGCGCGCAGCGCCGGCGTCGGGTCTCCGCCGGGAATATCCATCAAAATCACATCGGGACTGGCCAGCGCGAGCTGCCGCATGGCCGAATCGCTGGAGGCAGCCGGGTAGCTGTCTCCCTGGTGCACCGACCGGAACATGCCGGCAGCGCTTGCCTGTTCCTGCAACAGGGCGCGTTGCTCGCTGTCCGATGCCAGAATGCCAACCGTGAGTGTCTTCATTTCCGGGTCCCTCCTCGAACCCTTCGCAGCGCAGAGTACGGCCACCCGGGAATTCCCTCAAGATAACCGGGGTAATCCGGTAATGAAACTTTGGTGACGACCGTAAGTGATTGATCTTACTGGGGATTAGAGGTGAGCGAGAGGACGATGGTTGCGCGCCGCGTGAAAGACCCCGCCTCAATCGCCCGCAGGCGCCTCTCGGGGAGGTACCGTGGCCGTGCCGCGCCGGACCAGGAGAATCGCGCCCAGGATGAGCATGCCTGAGAGCAATATTCTCCCGCTCAGGGTTTCCCCTGCCAGCCACCAGCCCAAGAGCACCGCCACCACGGGATTGGTGTAGGTGTGGGTCGCGATCAGGGTGGGAGAGACATGGTCCAGCAGCCAGTTGTAAGCGGTGAAAGCCACCAGCGAGCCGAATACGATGAGATAAAGGAGGCTCAGCGCCGAGCGGGGAGCGACCTCGGAAAGATGCAAGTCCCTGTGCTCGCCCGTGGCTATTCC contains these protein-coding regions:
- a CDS encoding AAA family ATPase; this translates as MKTLTVGILASDSEQRALLQEQASAAGMFRSVHQGDSYPAASSDSAMRQLALASPDVILMDIPGGDPTPALRAIELLKRELPETAVFAIGRMDKPQVIVTAMRAGAMEYLERPISTAHLLEAYSRLSASRNGRDSGSRGKVVTVVNAKGGSGATTVAVNTALALGSAHGRVALVDLAGMGHASLHLSVKPSFTIVDALKNLHRIDQSLLEGFMTECHSGVRLLAAPSKPYAEPSAEDLARLLDLMVTHYSYTVIDLSSRMDLAMRAVCNFSDHVLMVSQLDMASLWSASQMQGFLSETAGAEKVRLVLNRYHKVPGVTDDDVEAATRCRILWKLQNQYQTVSGSIESGIPVSQQNSSEIAKSFLGLASRLTGYDLSSKAAQKSREPQRRGLLERLMGRPMATATSGNR